From the genome of Variovorax sp. RA8, one region includes:
- a CDS encoding phospholipase D family protein, translating into MQLITTNAALRSNLSRLIKKYPHISFAVAWASSGTDAFTKLLEDKGKIRHAVIGTHFYQTHPDVLDSFTDSQTVKFMLQPSGVFHPKVYAFWDDTSFEVLIGSANLTKGALNTNAEVSTLITHEDSPTIKDELLKVIEGYWIAAKTVDQAEAQRYRNIWAAKQPELLKLVDQYGETPPTKSAVQSKVMGMDWPTFLAEIQKDTNHGFDDRLDLLAQVQKSFSTYPTFNDIPIDTRLGIAGLRSKSLKHSEWFGSMVGAGVFYKLMNASEPAFSQALDFIPATGTVTKDQYRSFIAAYLTAFPDGRDGLGTSTRLLSMKRPDQFLCVDGANLRKLAEDVGIRRADKLDYERYWDEVVVRLMNSPWWKSEPPKAGKELEAWKARAATLDAIFYEPTT; encoded by the coding sequence GTGCAACTGATAACCACAAATGCGGCTCTGAGAAGCAACCTTTCACGGCTCATCAAGAAGTACCCACACATCTCATTTGCAGTGGCATGGGCAAGCTCAGGGACTGATGCCTTCACGAAGCTGCTGGAGGACAAGGGCAAGATTCGCCATGCCGTCATAGGCACGCACTTCTATCAAACCCACCCTGACGTGCTGGACAGCTTCACTGACTCCCAAACCGTCAAGTTCATGCTCCAGCCATCTGGTGTCTTCCACCCCAAGGTGTATGCCTTCTGGGATGACACGAGCTTTGAAGTCCTGATCGGCAGTGCCAACCTCACCAAGGGTGCGCTGAACACGAATGCAGAGGTGTCTACTCTCATCACCCACGAGGACAGCCCAACCATCAAGGATGAGCTGCTGAAGGTCATAGAGGGCTACTGGATCGCGGCCAAGACAGTTGACCAGGCCGAGGCACAGCGATACCGCAATATCTGGGCGGCCAAGCAGCCCGAGCTACTCAAACTCGTGGATCAGTATGGGGAGACTCCACCCACCAAGTCAGCCGTGCAATCTAAGGTCATGGGCATGGACTGGCCCACCTTCCTTGCCGAGATTCAGAAGGACACGAACCACGGCTTTGATGACCGGCTGGATCTCCTTGCACAGGTGCAGAAGTCCTTCTCCACCTATCCCACCTTCAACGACATCCCCATAGACACACGGCTAGGCATCGCAGGCCTCAGGAGCAAGTCCTTGAAGCACTCAGAGTGGTTTGGCTCTATGGTCGGCGCCGGCGTCTTCTACAAGCTCATGAACGCCTCAGAGCCAGCCTTCTCGCAAGCCTTGGACTTCATCCCAGCCACAGGCACAGTGACCAAGGATCAGTACCGGAGCTTCATCGCCGCATACCTCACAGCATTCCCAGACGGTAGGGACGGACTGGGCACTTCAACCAGGTTGCTCAGCATGAAGCGACCAGACCAATTCCTGTGTGTGGACGGCGCCAACCTCAGAAAGCTCGCCGAGGATGTCGGCATTCGCCGTGCTGACAAGCTGGACTACGAACGGTACTGGGATGAGGTAGTGGTACGGCTCATGAACTCCCCATGGTGGAAATCTGAACCACCCAAGGCAGGCAAGGAGCTTGAAGCATGGAAGGCACGAGCAGCCACGCTGGATGCAATCTTCTACGAGCCAACAACATGA
- a CDS encoding Swt1 family HEPN domain-containing protein produces MSKSLQEIIKQQQAREDMLSKYAGASSITDTLAKMNKDSLSSILAHQKSMSAVENFGKMFEKEKFAASQIAKFATPVLPSYIGDAIKLSKSLTENSAMSQMKSIIASDAMHHLKIGETIKNFELGSAFKSLAIGNAIERLVPKIPPLFASEMLALEQFKSLGSVIRSADVFGELHSKALRSSLGDWRGTIVVPTLAQSLYVTQGFDRGLTELPNEEFFGVVSEAGLTHPSTDIELFGPVVVDVGDEELNQEELNAKCYARIYRLENRLRTFIDEAMTARFGNGWFKQLPADVKDNLKQVQEKKRKAGEDRTLIECTDFSHYTKIIFKGDLWRDVFSPLFGTRRKEDVQESLNRLKPIRDTAMHSNPVSHEDWVMLHFETGRLLKVIAKLH; encoded by the coding sequence ATGAGCAAATCTCTTCAAGAAATCATTAAGCAGCAGCAAGCTCGTGAGGATATGTTGTCCAAATATGCTGGAGCTTCAAGCATTACTGACACCCTTGCCAAGATGAACAAGGATTCATTGAGTAGCATCCTTGCACATCAAAAAAGCATGAGTGCTGTGGAGAACTTCGGCAAGATGTTTGAAAAGGAGAAATTTGCAGCTTCGCAAATTGCTAAGTTTGCAACTCCTGTCTTGCCCTCTTATATTGGCGACGCCATCAAGCTCTCAAAATCACTGACTGAGAATAGTGCGATGAGTCAGATGAAATCAATCATTGCCTCTGATGCCATGCACCATCTTAAGATTGGTGAAACCATCAAGAACTTTGAACTTGGAAGTGCCTTTAAAAGCTTGGCGATTGGAAATGCCATTGAACGACTGGTGCCTAAGATTCCACCATTGTTTGCTTCTGAAATGTTGGCTCTTGAACAGTTCAAAAGTCTTGGAAGTGTGATTCGCTCTGCTGATGTTTTCGGTGAGCTGCATTCCAAGGCTTTGAGATCCAGCCTAGGCGACTGGCGGGGCACCATCGTTGTCCCTACCCTTGCACAAAGCCTCTACGTCACCCAAGGTTTCGACAGAGGTTTGACTGAGCTTCCAAATGAGGAGTTCTTTGGTGTCGTCTCTGAGGCTGGGCTGACACATCCATCTACAGACATTGAGCTTTTTGGGCCAGTGGTTGTGGATGTCGGTGATGAGGAGCTGAATCAAGAGGAGCTGAATGCCAAATGCTATGCACGCATCTACAGGCTTGAAAATCGCCTGAGGACGTTCATTGATGAAGCTATGACGGCAAGGTTTGGAAATGGCTGGTTCAAGCAACTACCCGCTGATGTCAAAGACAACTTGAAACAGGTTCAGGAAAAGAAGAGGAAAGCTGGAGAGGACAGGACCTTGATTGAATGCACTGACTTCAGCCACTACACCAAGATTATTTTCAAGGGTGATCTCTGGAGGGATGTCTTCTCCCCCCTGTTTGGGACACGGCGAAAAGAGGATGTGCAGGAATCCTTGAATCGGCTCAAGCCCATTCGTGACACTGCCATGCATAGCAACCCAGTAAGCCATGAGGATTGGGTGATGCTGCACTTTGAGACTGGCCGGCTGCTCAAGGTGATTGCCAAGCTGCACTGA
- a CDS encoding N-6 DNA methylase, whose product MSDLIKSRERVKSLGEVFTPPHIVSKMLDLIPQDKLQDPLSTWLEPTCGTGNFLIEILKRKLSYSTGESTTYALKCLSSIYGIDISPENVHESRDRLYRYLLLTVQSDDLTAFLKQAEAILKANIQIGNALTPQDITIWEYHWIEDSFTRSSHRMSDL is encoded by the coding sequence ATGTCTGATCTCATCAAAAGCAGGGAGCGAGTCAAGAGCCTTGGCGAAGTGTTCACCCCTCCACACATCGTGAGCAAGATGCTGGATCTCATCCCACAGGACAAGCTTCAAGACCCGCTGAGCACGTGGCTGGAGCCAACCTGCGGAACAGGCAACTTCCTCATTGAGATCCTCAAGCGCAAGCTGAGCTACAGCACAGGCGAAAGCACGACCTACGCCCTCAAGTGCCTGTCATCCATCTACGGCATAGACATCTCGCCAGAGAACGTCCACGAGTCCCGAGACAGGCTTTACCGCTACCTGTTGCTCACCGTTCAGTCAGACGACCTCACAGCCTTCTTAAAGCAAGCCGAAGCCATCCTCAAGGCGAACATCCAGATCGGCAACGCACTCACGCCTCAGGACATCACCATCTGGGAATACCACTGGATCGAGGACAGCTTCACCAGGTCATCACACCGCATGAGCGACCTGTAG
- a CDS encoding DNA primase family protein has product MNNTDNNEIVNTVDDKYVDDQFGVPPGNETLDETDTLYLTIDDDGKFLPFHQNSEDSIEQDQEDEITKFLSVDKLPEFARMKLAAKKAKNKERLAELIELEKAYKQEVAAKEKEQKAKARDDQKAAEAFFKKQEKLEAEAKKAKERNADLAHKAHMAALASDEPTPELVYAKTVGAMPNLAVDVRDENVALYEWAESYWKLLTKHEGRKRAFEWLEENFPNMAGNKLAGNAYESALFKSQSLPPRPKESIIPMLNAWLFVTDEGNLLLKKPDKAWGVTYNIKAALKFKEGSRFYVPKPLPPESRFYKFITSSLPDEKERMLVQEYCGYTLTNNVKHQVAQIWEGSGSNGKSVLLEIIEKLHENAVAVNLDKLDGPEMASLKDASLAISAETPKGKLNENELKKFIAGDLVSLRNLYERAFDHHPTAKWIMSCNRFPRIQDETDAVFRRLQYIRWDVKFEGDAIIPDLHKLIIENELDLVVDWCLEGLLRLNKRTKFDPPETVKARLQEEKIASNTVLAYVTDMGYRIDPVSCNISKNDFYKKYQEWCEESNLTLFGGTEFWKRMNALFPDMRDPQKTVKGKRMRFINLTNTPLEDIKAEQDEIDNAFGNEESNKDVNEILTLNIPVKK; this is encoded by the coding sequence ATGAATAATACAGATAATAATGAAATTGTCAATACTGTCGACGACAAATATGTTGACGATCAGTTTGGAGTTCCACCAGGAAACGAAACATTAGACGAGACTGATACCCTGTATCTGACCATTGATGATGATGGCAAGTTCTTGCCGTTTCACCAAAATAGTGAAGACTCAATTGAACAAGACCAAGAAGATGAAATAACCAAGTTCTTGTCAGTTGATAAGTTGCCAGAGTTTGCAAGGATGAAGCTTGCAGCGAAGAAAGCAAAAAATAAAGAACGACTAGCTGAGCTGATTGAGCTTGAAAAAGCCTACAAGCAAGAAGTAGCTGCCAAAGAAAAAGAGCAAAAAGCTAAAGCCCGAGATGACCAAAAGGCCGCAGAAGCCTTCTTCAAGAAGCAAGAAAAGCTAGAAGCCGAAGCCAAGAAGGCCAAGGAGAGAAATGCCGATCTAGCTCACAAGGCTCATATGGCTGCACTGGCAAGCGATGAGCCAACTCCCGAGCTGGTGTATGCCAAGACCGTAGGTGCGATGCCTAACCTGGCCGTCGACGTCCGAGATGAGAACGTTGCCCTCTACGAGTGGGCTGAGTCGTACTGGAAGCTCCTGACCAAGCACGAGGGCAGGAAACGAGCCTTTGAGTGGCTGGAGGAGAACTTCCCCAACATGGCAGGCAACAAGCTCGCTGGGAATGCCTACGAGAGTGCCTTGTTCAAGTCCCAGTCCCTGCCACCAAGACCCAAGGAATCCATCATCCCCATGCTCAATGCATGGCTCTTCGTGACCGATGAAGGCAACCTCCTGTTGAAGAAGCCAGACAAGGCTTGGGGTGTGACCTACAACATCAAAGCCGCCTTGAAGTTCAAGGAAGGCTCCCGCTTCTATGTTCCAAAACCACTGCCACCTGAAAGCAGGTTCTACAAGTTCATCACAAGCAGCTTGCCTGATGAAAAAGAACGCATGCTTGTCCAAGAATATTGTGGCTACACCCTGACTAACAATGTCAAACACCAAGTAGCTCAGATTTGGGAAGGCTCAGGTTCCAACGGCAAGAGTGTGCTTTTAGAAATCATTGAGAAGCTTCATGAGAATGCTGTAGCAGTCAACTTGGACAAGCTAGATGGCCCTGAAATGGCTTCATTGAAAGACGCTTCACTTGCCATTTCTGCCGAAACTCCGAAGGGGAAGCTCAATGAAAATGAACTGAAAAAGTTCATTGCTGGCGACTTGGTTAGCTTGAGAAACCTTTATGAACGGGCTTTTGACCATCATCCGACTGCCAAGTGGATCATGTCATGCAACAGGTTTCCAAGGATTCAAGATGAGACAGATGCGGTTTTCCGCCGTCTTCAGTACATCCGCTGGGATGTTAAGTTTGAAGGTGATGCAATCATTCCAGACTTGCACAAGCTCATCATTGAAAACGAACTTGATTTAGTTGTCGATTGGTGCCTTGAAGGATTGCTTCGCTTGAACAAAAGAACGAAGTTTGATCCGCCAGAAACTGTTAAGGCAAGACTTCAAGAAGAGAAGATTGCCAGCAACACCGTGTTGGCCTATGTGACCGATATGGGTTATCGCATCGACCCTGTAAGCTGCAACATTTCCAAGAATGACTTCTACAAGAAATATCAGGAATGGTGTGAAGAATCCAATCTGACTCTTTTTGGTGGAACAGAGTTTTGGAAGAGAATGAATGCTCTGTTCCCTGACATGAGAGATCCTCAGAAAACGGTCAAGGGCAAGAGGATGAGGTTCATCAACCTTACCAACACTCCTCTTGAGGACATCAAAGCCGAACAAGACGAGATTGACAATGCATTTGGGAATGAAGAGTCCAACAAAGATGTCAATGAAATATTGACTCTAAACATACCAGTTAAGAAGTAA
- a CDS encoding DotA/TraY family protein — MYGIILFILALMPSFAEAANMFEPVPADKAMKLLAAMFGNLGVFGASSSDAFSGVITTFNAAVLTIGGILVAYTIIAGTLGTAHDGEMLGKKFSSVWVPIRTAVGTALILPVMTGGYCVMQALVGWLIVQGIGLADNVWSSYMSAANITKVVTVGMEKPAVSNLAWNTFGSLTCMRGYEKLYNDSRAANDVWPEITWGTTTTATPGGTIIEFGAKTESTGFFKNSCGSVTIDRQDPLPAGNPMSEFSLMGDLSSLNSDLSAADAKHVAAVNALISAVDNTARSFVGNTGFDVTSEINVAAATYEAATKDAAAGVVAKLGDFGQLEKSASKDGFLLAGAWFMRLSYLSEVAQKAIAKVPTASGASGSVNSVFKDQFQGKYLKPLMELRAKGDNQFGIANSEDQSSSAMDGGSGVWDWIKSGFSLDKLVKKVFKADAITAASSDEHPVMAMKRVGNWAGIVGGAMFLKYGAALTAAGNLQGAGTSLAIATLPVAMIVFPALMAISFMLSFVLPMLPFLMWIGVCLGWVVLCVEALIAAPIWAVMHLTANGDDMTGSGSQGYRLVLSLTLRPVLMVFGLIAALTIITLFGQLINMVFFDVFILSQQDSSIFIWIVGLLAAPLIYAGVMWTVIKKSMDAIHIIPDQILNWFGGAGQQLGHYGESLGGQNSGSYAAVGAIGVQAGRGLDAKRQGVDMQQQIGQRQAALAGNEQAKQAAISGVKSDLDDKLGSGGSSIVQKAMSEGGKQADFNSLEAQQIGSKMDSGIQALGGKESSAGVKFNEGMNADMDQGMHFDQAFSKNLKSGMDEQYGSGAGAFLDKASQGKLQGSEFTKGVEQLNEISAHYASKGLSGADVSEKTSKLLGAADKNYTNSTKSTLNGGENNLNHYVDKAIGFAQKSTMKDSK; from the coding sequence ATGTACGGAATTATTTTATTTATCTTGGCACTGATGCCAAGTTTTGCAGAAGCTGCAAATATGTTTGAGCCTGTCCCTGCGGACAAGGCTATGAAACTGTTAGCCGCGATGTTTGGCAATCTGGGGGTCTTCGGCGCCAGTAGCTCAGATGCTTTCTCAGGTGTCATCACAACGTTCAATGCTGCGGTCCTGACCATTGGCGGGATCTTGGTGGCTTACACCATCATTGCAGGAACACTAGGCACGGCTCATGACGGCGAGATGCTTGGCAAGAAGTTCTCATCGGTCTGGGTGCCCATCAGGACGGCTGTAGGGACTGCTCTCATCCTTCCCGTGATGACAGGGGGCTACTGTGTCATGCAAGCGCTTGTAGGCTGGCTCATCGTCCAAGGAATCGGCTTGGCTGACAACGTGTGGTCCAGCTACATGAGTGCGGCGAACATCACCAAAGTGGTCACTGTCGGTATGGAGAAACCTGCGGTGTCCAACTTGGCTTGGAACACCTTCGGCTCTCTCACATGCATGAGAGGCTATGAGAAGCTCTACAACGATTCCAGAGCTGCAAACGATGTCTGGCCTGAGATCACTTGGGGCACCACCACTACAGCTACACCTGGTGGAACCATCATCGAGTTCGGTGCGAAGACGGAATCAACTGGCTTCTTTAAGAACTCATGCGGCAGTGTCACGATTGACAGGCAAGACCCACTTCCAGCGGGCAACCCCATGAGCGAGTTTTCCTTGATGGGAGACCTGTCCAGCCTCAACAGTGACTTGAGCGCTGCTGATGCTAAGCATGTGGCTGCGGTGAATGCCCTGATCTCTGCGGTCGACAACACGGCTCGAAGCTTCGTGGGTAACACCGGCTTTGATGTCACATCAGAAATCAATGTGGCTGCTGCTACCTATGAGGCGGCCACCAAGGACGCGGCCGCCGGCGTCGTCGCCAAACTCGGTGACTTCGGACAGTTGGAAAAATCGGCTTCTAAGGACGGCTTCTTGCTGGCTGGCGCATGGTTTATGAGATTGAGCTACCTGTCGGAAGTGGCTCAGAAAGCCATCGCAAAGGTGCCTACTGCTTCAGGTGCTTCAGGCTCAGTGAACAGCGTTTTCAAGGACCAGTTCCAAGGCAAATATTTGAAGCCATTGATGGAGCTAAGAGCGAAAGGCGACAACCAGTTTGGTATAGCCAACAGTGAGGATCAATCCAGCTCGGCGATGGATGGCGGGTCTGGTGTCTGGGACTGGATCAAGTCAGGTTTCAGCTTAGACAAGTTGGTGAAAAAGGTTTTCAAGGCTGATGCCATCACTGCGGCAAGCTCTGATGAGCATCCAGTCATGGCTATGAAGAGAGTGGGCAACTGGGCTGGAATCGTTGGCGGTGCCATGTTCTTGAAGTACGGTGCTGCTCTAACTGCGGCAGGCAATCTTCAAGGTGCTGGTACAAGTTTGGCGATAGCCACATTGCCCGTTGCAATGATTGTGTTCCCTGCCCTCATGGCAATCAGCTTCATGCTGAGCTTCGTCCTGCCAATGCTTCCATTCCTGATGTGGATTGGTGTCTGCTTGGGCTGGGTAGTGCTGTGTGTGGAGGCTCTAATTGCAGCTCCCATCTGGGCGGTCATGCACTTGACGGCCAATGGCGACGATATGACAGGCTCGGGCTCTCAAGGCTACCGTCTGGTGTTGAGCTTGACTCTTCGCCCTGTGCTCATGGTGTTTGGTCTTATTGCTGCATTGACCATCATCACCCTATTCGGTCAACTCATCAACATGGTGTTCTTTGATGTCTTCATCTTGAGCCAGCAAGACTCAAGTATCTTTATCTGGATTGTTGGCCTACTTGCCGCACCTCTTATATATGCAGGCGTAATGTGGACAGTTATCAAGAAGTCCATGGATGCTATCCATATTATTCCTGACCAAATCTTGAACTGGTTTGGCGGTGCTGGTCAGCAACTTGGTCACTATGGAGAATCTTTAGGTGGTCAAAATTCAGGAAGCTATGCGGCAGTCGGTGCAATCGGTGTGCAAGCTGGTAGAGGATTGGATGCCAAAAGGCAGGGTGTTGACATGCAACAGCAAATTGGTCAGCGCCAGGCTGCATTGGCTGGAAACGAACAGGCAAAACAAGCGGCCATCTCAGGTGTCAAGAGTGATCTTGATGACAAGCTAGGCTCCGGTGGTTCTTCAATCGTCCAGAAAGCAATGTCTGAGGGTGGCAAGCAAGCTGACTTCAACTCATTAGAAGCTCAACAAATCGGCTCAAAAATGGATAGTGGTATCCAAGCTCTGGGCGGAAAAGAATCTTCTGCTGGTGTGAAGTTCAATGAAGGCATGAATGCTGATATGGATCAGGGCATGCACTTTGACCAAGCATTCTCCAAGAACTTGAAGAGTGGCATGGATGAACAGTACGGCTCTGGTGCTGGTGCGTTCCTGGATAAAGCCAGTCAGGGCAAGCTTCAAGGCTCTGAGTTCACTAAAGGTGTTGAGCAACTCAATGAGATTTCAGCTCACTATGCAAGCAAGGGCTTGAGTGGTGCTGATGTCTCTGAGAAGACATCCAAGCTTTTGGGTGCGGCTGATAAGAACTACACTAATTCCACCAAATCAACTTTAAACGGTGGAGAAAACAATCTTAATCATTATGTTGACAAGGCAATTGGTTTTGCTCAAAAATCTACAATGAAAGACTCAAAATGA
- a CDS encoding KTSC domain-containing protein, whose product MYKKAVESTTFSAVGYNAEKQVLEVQFKNGRIYQYVKVAYEVYVDFMASPSKGKFLHSSILGVYPHIRIA is encoded by the coding sequence ATGTACAAGAAGGCGGTGGAAAGCACAACATTTTCAGCAGTTGGTTATAACGCAGAAAAGCAAGTTCTTGAAGTTCAGTTCAAGAATGGTCGTATCTATCAATACGTCAAAGTGGCTTATGAAGTCTATGTGGATTTCATGGCTTCCCCATCAAAGGGAAAATTCTTGCATAGCTCCATCTTGGGTGTCTATCCACACATCAGGATTGCATAA